A segment of the Sphingobacterium oryzagri genome:
CGTGTTTGATGATGAGCTTTCGCCATCGCAATTGCGCAATATCGAGAAAGAGTTTCAAATCAAAGTTCTGGATCGATCCAATTTGATTCTGGATATTTTTGCACGTCATGCGCAAACTGCGCAAGCAAAAACGCAGGTGGAACTTGCGCAATTGCAGTATCTGTTGCCTCGTTTAACGCGTATGTGGACCCACTTGGAACGTCAGCGCGGTGGTATTGGTATGCGTGGCCCTGGGGAAAGCCAGATTGAGTCAGATAGACGGATGATCTTGAACAAGATTTCCTTGCTGAAAGAACGTTTGAAGCTGATCGACAAACAAAATGAAACACAGCGAAAAAATCGTGGCGAGTTGATTCGTACGGCCTTGGTTGGCTATACGAACGTGGGCAAATCGACGATTATGAATATGATTTCCAAATCGGATGTGCTGATTGAAAACAAGCTTTTCGCAACCCTGGATACCACGGTTCGGAAAGTGGTGATTGATAATCTTCCGTTTTTACTTTCAGACACCGTCGGTTTTATTCGCAAGCTTCCACACCATTTGGTAGAGTGTTTCAAATCGACGTTGGATGAAGTTCGCGAAGCAGATATCTTGATCCATGTCGTGGATATATCCCACCCTAATTTTGAAGATCATATCCACGCGGTAAACGAAACGCTAAAAGAGCTTGGTGCATTAGACAAACCGGTGATTACGGTATTCAATAAAATCGATGCGTACAAGCCGCCGGTTACTGAAGATGAAAACGGTGAAGAAGTGAAGGTTACGCTGGATGATTTCCGAAACTCCTGGATGGCGAAAAATGCAGATCCGGCGATTTTTATCTCGGCTACGGATAAGACAAATTTGGAAGAATTTAAAGAGAAGCTTTACGAAATTGTAGCGGGGTTGCACAGTGTGCGGTATCCGTATAATAATTTGTTGTACTAACTTATAAAAGCGTTCGCGTACGATACGCTTCGCGCGAACGCTTTTAAAAAAACTTTAACCCACGCCTAAAGACGTCCGAAACACATTCGGATTCCTATTTTTAGTAGATCGTTCGCCCCGAAAATTTGTTAAAATCCATCCCATCAATATAACGAGCTTGTACACGTTACTTTTAAAGTATCGGTTTAGGTATTGCGCTTAAGAAATCTTATCCCAGGAAATGCTTGGATTGCGCTGCGCCAGGTAATGCACCAACAGGCTGTTTTTTTCGAGCGTGAGCGATGGATCTTCCTTAAAAATTTCGATTACCCTGCTGCGGGCCTCTGTTAGTATCGCCTGATCGGCAGCAAGGTTGGCAATTTTCATTTCCAGCACGCCCGACTGTTGCGTGCCCGAGATATCGCCAGGTCCGCGCAACTGAAGATCAACTTCTGCGATTTCAAATCCATCAGATGTTCGCACCATGGTTTCCAGGCGCGTCCGGCCCTCTTTGCTCAGTTTATTGCCCGACATTAAAATGCAAAAAGACTGCTCCGCGCCGCGCCCAACGCGTCCGCGCAGCTGATGGAGCTGTGAAAGGCCAAAGCGTTCTGAATTTTCGATAATCATAACCGAGGCATTTGGCACATTTACGCCCACCTCAATGACGGTTGTCGCGACCATGATTTGTGTTTCTCCTTTCACAAACCGCTGCATCTCAAAATCCTTATCTTTAACGGATAACTTGCCATGCACAATGCTGATCTTGAATTCGGGCAGCGGAAATTCGCGTTGTAAGTTTTCCAGTCCCGCCTCCAGGTAAAGCAAATCCATTTTTTCACTCTCTTTGATCAACGGGAAGACCACGTACACCTGTCGGCCTTTACTAATCTCCTCGCGCATAAAGCCGAACACGCGCAAGCGTTGGTTTTCAAAGAAATGTACCGTTTTAATCGGTTTACGTCCGGCAGGCAGTTCGTCAATAACCGAGATGTCCAGATCGCCATACATCGTCATGGCCAACGTACGCGGTATCGGTGTGGCCGTCATCACCAGCATATGCGGAGGAATCGTGTTTTTGCGCCATAGCTTCGCACGTTGCTCCACGCCAAAGCGATGCTGTTCATCAATAACTACAAACCCGATTTGCTTAAATTTAACTTTATCTTCAATCAGCGCATGTGTGCCGATCAAGATATCAAGTGTGCCATCTTCTAATTGTTGATGAATGATGCGGCGCTCTTTTGCTGGTGTAGAGCCGGTCAAGAGCTTAACCCGTGCAATATCGTCGCCAAGTAATGCGCTGATTCCGGCGAAGTGTTGTTGTGCTAAGATCTCCGTTGGCGCCATCATACAGGCCTGAAAACCATTGTCGATCGCGAGCAACATCGACATCAGGGCTACCACGGTTTTGCCCGATCCTACATCGCCCTGCACTAAGCGGTTCATCTGCGCGCCGGTGTTGGTATCAACCCGAATTTCTTTAACCACACGTTTCTGCGCATTGGTCAGTGGAAAAGGCAGGCGATCGTTAAAAAAAGTGGTAAACTTATCGCCAACCTGGTCAAAGCGGTGGCCGCGATATTTCTGTGTATTCAGCTGCTTATTACGCAACAAGCGAAGTTGTATAAAAAATAGCTCTTCAAATTTAAGCCGGCGGATGGCCGCTTGGAGCGTTTGTACATCTTGCGGAAAATGAATAGCGAGCAACGCTTGCGGGTAAGGCAATAATTGCTGTTCTTCTACAATATAGCTCGGCAGCGGTTCGTAAAGGTCGCGGTAAACCGTTTCCAGCGCGGCTTGTTGCAGCTTCTGTATGCCTTTGCTGTCCAGATTGAATTTTTTTAGCTTTTCGGTTGATGAATAGACCGGTTGCATAGTCAGGTTACCAATTTTCTTCTCCTGGCTGTTATAGCGTTCCATCTCCGGGTGTGTGATCGAGATTTGCCCGTTAAATTCAGTAGGTTTACCATAAGCGATATATGCGGTGCCTACCTGAAGACTTTTTTTTAGCCAGGTAATACTTTGAAACCAAACCAGCTCGATGCTTCCTGTGTCATCCCGAAACTGGCCGATCAAACGTCGCGCACGCTTTTCGCCAACCTCTTGAAGCGATGTAAGCCGACCCAAAACCTGCGCGCCCAACATATCTGCATGTAACTTCCGAATTTTATGAAACTCGGTACGATCAATATAGCGAAAGGGATAATACTCCAAAAGGTCGCCTATCGTAAAGATCTGCAATTCCTTATTGATGACATCCGCTTTCTGTGGGCCTATACCTTTCAGGTATGCTATGGGGGTTTTTATGGATAAATCAGCCATTGCTTCGAACAGCTAATTTAAGAAATTATTTCCTTTCCATATAGGGGTAAGCTACAACGGGCTTTCCTTCCTGGCAGAATATTCCAGATGGTTTTTCGTAGCGCCTACAGTTAATTACCGGCAAAATCATGGGCCTATACACCGCAATGACCGCCTCGTAATCACGCACCAAGGCACGCAAGGCGTGCACATCGGTGCTTTTGTGGTAGGCCAGGTGCGATAAACCGCAAACGGTTTGCATATCCATTAAAGCCCATTGGTCTGCATTTGTACAGGCTTGAGCTTGCGCCCTTTGAATAATAACTTGATATTTCTCGTTTGCCAGGCGTTCAAGCTCCGGCTCAGGAAGATGTGCATACCGATTTTGTTGTTCGGTTTTATCACAACTGGATAGGCCGGCGCATAGCAGGATAAAACAGGCTAGCGGGAGGTAAATTGATTTTAGCAGGATCATAATAACGTATGCTTTGTTGGTTTGTATATCATCAATACGTAACCTGAAGAAGCTATGCTACAGTCTTTTCTTCATTTATAGAAAAATAAATAAAAACCAAAGCATAGCTAAGGGTTGCCTGATCTCGCCATCGTTTTGAAAATACCGCTGTTAAAAAGTAAAATGGCGATCAATAGCAAAGCATAGGCTATATATTTATGCGGATCAATAGGCTCCTTAAAATAAACGATAGCTAGCATAAAAGCGATGATCGGATTGATATATAAGAGAATACCCGTTGTACTAGATGAAAGACGGGTGAGCGCATACATGCTCAAAAAAAGCGGGACAATCGTGAAAACGACAGCAATAACCATAATAGCCGACCAAAACTGTGGATCTTTCGGGACAGCGTGACCTTGTATAAGCAGTATGGGCAATAAGAATAGCGTACAAATAACGAGTTGAATCGCTAGCGTATTTAATTTATCAAATCCCTGTAACACACGCTGGCTGATCAGGTAAAAGGCATAGAGTGCGGCAATCCCCAATGACCAAAGACCGTCGACGAGCGAACCGCTTGCAAGTAGGCTTACACTGAGCAGTGCGATGGCGAGCGCTGCCCACTTGACAGGTGAAAGCTGTTCTTTTAACAAGATAAAAGCACTAAAGGTGGTGATCAGCGGACAGATCATATAAGCAAAAGCCGCGGATTGCACGCTGATATTATTTACCGCGTAAATGTATGTGTACCAATTGCCAAATATGCAAACGGAGGCAAAAACTGTCAGCGCCACGGCGCGCCTTTTTCCGGCTTTAGAAAGTGATAAAAAGTGATCGCGATCTTGTTTCAATTTTTTCCGACGAAATAGCAAAAGATATGTCCATAGCATCACCAGTCCGCTCAATATGCGATAATTTAAAATATCATCGGCTGGCCATTCCCTTACCCAGCGCACGGGAATAGACATAAATCCCCATATTAATGGCGCTAAAAAAGCCGCTAGAAAATACGTTCTGCGGCTCAGGTTATTTTCTGTTGAGGTTTTCACCATTAGTCTTTCCATGCAATGACCGAAATCTCCACATTTACCTGCTTGGGAAGGGTCTTGACAGCTACACATTCGCGAGCGGGCTGGTTTCCGGTAAAATATTGTGCGTAAACCTCGTTTATCGTCGCAAAGTCCTGCATATCGCTGATAAAGATACTTGCCTTTACGACGTCTTCGAAAGTATAGCCAGCATGTTCCAAAATAGCTTGTACATTTTTAAGCACTTGATGTGTTTCATCGGCCACACCTGTGCTGACCAATTCCATGGTTTCTGGAATCAGCGGAATCTGGCCGGATACATATAAGGTGTTGCCTGCTTTGATCGCCTGGTTGTAAGGCCCAATTGCAGCGGGTGCATTCTCCGTGTTTAAAATTTGTTTTTGTGACATAAGAACTTGTTGAAACCAATTATTTTGAAAAAAAGATCTTGTAAATAATCGCCAGAATAAAAATCGATATGGCCATGATATTCATGATGCGCATCGCTTTTCTGTTAAATCGTGATGATTTAGAAAGTTCAGGCTGATTTTTTTGCGGATCCATTCGGCTAATTTACAATGCAAAAGTTGAAATAGCAAAATGGATCGTCGTTTTGAGCTTCTTCCTTTTAATTGGTTAACTTGTATCTGTTTTGGTATGGCATTTGGTCCATACGCTAATACGGTAACCACATTAAACAATCAGGGTATGACAACACAGAAAATTGCATTGACCAATGGACAGATTTACAACGGAGAGGATATCTTTCTCGGGCACGCTTTGCTGATCGAGGGCGAACATATTCAGGGAATATTTCCGAAGCAAGCCGTTCCGGATGATTATCAATTGGTTGATGTGCAAAAAGGTGTGATCTGTCCGGGATTGATTGATCTGCAAATTTACGGTGCAGGCCAAGATCTTTTTTCCGCCGATGTCAGCACAGCGGCCTTATCCCGCATCGAGCAAAGCTTGCTGGCGCAAGGCTGTACGTCGTTTATGCTCACCTTAGCCAGCAACAGCGACAGCGTGTTTAAAGATGCTATCCGGGTTTTTGAGCAGGCAAATCCGCGTGTAGCACTCGGCTTACATCTGGAAGGACCGTTTTTAAACGAAAAAAAACGCGGTGCTCATCCGGCTGAATTTATTGTGCCTGCCACCGTCGAACATATCGAACATTTGCTAGCGGAACATACCACAGCGGTAAAAATGATGACCGTGGCTCCGGAATTGCTCGATGAATCGTGCGCCGAGCTCTTGCTGCAAAAAAATATTTTGCTCAGCGCAGGGCACAGCGCAGCAACGTTTGAGCAGGCAGCGTCCAGTTTACAACACATGCATGCGGTTACGCATCTTTGGAATGCCATGTCGCCGCTACATCACCGAGATCCCGGCCTTCCCGGAGCGGTTTTTAATCATCCGACTTTGGCGGCTTCTATTATTGTTGATGGTATACATGTAGATTTTGAGGCGGTTAAGATCAGCAAACAATTATTGGGCGATCGGCTGTTTCTCATTACAGATGCCGTGGTGCCCTGCAAGCATGGAATTTATCAACATCTATTCCAGCATGATCGTTATGCATTGCCGGATGGAACACTAAGCGGATCGGCGCTAACCATGTTGCAAGCGATTCGTAATTGTGTAGAAAAAGTTGGTATTCCGCTGGAGGAAGCCATTCGTATGGCGAGTAGCTACCCCGCCAACTTGATTGAGCGAACGGATATAGGCAACTTAAATAACGGTTCGCTGGCTAACGTGTTGGTATTTAACGAAAATTATGAAGTGCAACATGTGTTTTTTGAAGGTCAGCAAGTTGGCGCCGTTTAGGCACGATAGCGGAAAGAATTGACCAAATTTCGTTGTGTATAGCTAAAAAGTGTAGTTTTGCATTCTATGAACTTAAGACCGATAAAAAGTGCAGCGGTCATGGTATTAATCATGACGACCGTGCTGTTTTCTTGTGCATCGCGTAAGAACAAAAGGGCATCAAAAGCCTTGCAATCGCCTGCTGTAGCGGTAGTGCAATCTGATAATACGCAAAGTGATAAACCCGCGGCGGCGAATACAGGAGCTCCTGCTGCGGTAGTAACGAAGGCCAAAGTTTCCGAGAAAAAGGAACCGGTAGAGGTGCCCTTGCGAGTCGAGTTGCCAAGTGTATCTCGCGAATTTCGCGGCGCTTGGATCGCCACGGTAGCAAATATAAACTGGCCTACGAGGGGCAATTATTCTACTGAAGCGCAAAAACGCGAAGCCATTCAATTGTTAGACTTTCTCAAAGAGAACAATTTTAATGCAGTTATTTTTCAGGTGCGTCCCTCGGGCGATGCATTATACGAAAGTCCGTACGAACCCTGGTCATATTTCCTGACTGGCGAGACGGGCAAGCGCCCCTATCCTTATTACGATCCGCTTACGTTTTGGGTTGAAGAAGCACATAAGCGTGGATTAGAACTCCACGTTTGGTTAAATCCATACCGCGCTCACCATTCCAGCGGTGGAACGGTCACTTCGGAATCCATGGTTAAAAAGGCGCCGGAAATGGTGGTGCGTTTGCGTAACGGCATGTACTGGTTTGATCCGGCCAATCCCAAGACGCAAGATCACGCAGCCAAAGTGGTGCTAGATATTGTAAAGCGTTACAACATCGATGGCGTGCATTTTGACGATTATTTTTATCCTTACGCAAGTTACAACGGCGGAGCTGATTTTCCAGACGATGCGTCCTGGAGCGTTTACCGTAAGTCGGGCGGCTCCTTGTCGCGTGCTGACTGGCGTCGAGATAATGTCAATAAATTTATCGAACGGGTATATCGTGAAATAAAGGCGGAAAAAGGTTTTGTAAAATTTGGTATTAGCCCGTTTGGCATCTGGAAGCCAGGTTATCCGGCCGGCATTACAGGCTCCTCGCAGTATGATGAACTTTACGCTGATGCTAAGCTGTGGCTGAATCGCGGCTGGATTGATTATTTTACACCACAATTGTATTGGCCTATTGAGCCACAACGGCAGAGTTTTACGGCCTTGCTGCGCTGGTGGCAAAGCGAAAACACACAGCACCGACATGTGTGGCCAGGGTTGAATACGGTGGAAGTGCGCTCGTCAAACAGGCCGCAGGAAATTGTGCGTCAAATTGAGGCGACCCGACAGCTTATTCCGAATAGCGTAGGGGCGGCACACTGGAGTATTGCGGGTTTAACCAAAAGCCCGAGTATGGTGCAGGCAATAAAAGAACAAGTTTATCAGCAAAAAGCGCTCATTCCGAGAACGCCCTGGTTATTTGCTAATCCATTATTAGCACCAAGCTTGTTGCTCACGCCGGAAACCAGTAGCGTATTTGCGAAGTGGTTGCATAAGCAGCCAGATCAGGTGTTCCAATGGATTGCCTATGCGCAATACGGCGATACCTGGGAATACGAAATATTGGACGCAGCGCAAAGCGAAAAGAGCTTTCCAAAAGTAAAAAATGGAAAACAATTGAAAGCCGTTGCTGTCAAAGCGGTGGATAGGCTAAGCAATGAAAGTGAGTATGTTGCGAAAAGAGCAATCTAATATTTATAGCTAATAATTTACAAAACTACCTAAAAATTTTGGGTAGTTTTGTTTTTATGGTGAAGAGGATAGTAGGATTGTTTGCGCTTTTTTTTCTGTTTGGTACTTTACATCTTGTTTCAGCACAAGATAGGCCTTATATCGTACAAAGACCGATTACCTGGGATGCTCAACGGGATAGTCTTTCGCTAGATTACCTCAAGAACAGGCATGGCATTGCGGCGCCAACAGTAGAAATCGTTCCGAAGATGGTGGTGGTGCACTGGACAGATGTTTTATCGGTCAATAAAACCATCCGCGTTTTTGATCCCGTAAAACTTCCCGGTCGGCCAAGTTTGCAAAAAGCCAGCGCGTTAAATGTTTCTGCCCAGTTTGTCATCGGGCGGGATGGCTCTATTTTTCAACTGCTGCCCGAAACAACCTTTGCTCGGCACACCATCGGATTGAACTATTGTGCTATCGGTATCGAAAACATTGGCTCTTCGCGTTATCCACTTACCGAAGCCCAGCTTCAGGCCAACACAGCGCTCATCAAATACTTGATGGCCAAATATCCAATAGAATACGTTATCGGACACCATGAATACCAAATCTTTAAAGATACAGCTTGGTGGAAAGAGACCGATCCGGGCTACCTCACCAAAAAGACGGATCCGGGCGATGAATTTATGAACCAGTTGCGGTTGAATCTCGGTCTAGCGGGCGGTTTAATGGGCACCAAGTAGCGCTTTTTTAGATTTTCGATCGTCGGAAATCCTTAACAAGTAACCTTTTTTTCAAAGCCGCACCGTCGTACGCATATGTCTTTCATCTGTTTGTTAGTGTTCGGTTTTTTGCAGCATACATCTTCTTTCATAAATGTTTAATAAACGGGGATTCGCCCGTTATTTTCCACTCAAATACGTTCTAGAGCATTAGCTGCCAAAACTAGCGTACCTCGTTTGCCATGCCGGTGAGAGTAGCATGCTTACTACGTTGTTCCTCCATTTGATGTATGTTTCCAAATCTGGCTATTGCTAATTTCTTTCAGTATATGTTGGGGGTGTTTTTCGTGTATTTCAGCATAAATATTATTATCACAGCTATGGAATCCGTATTTAGTTTAATTTGTATCTACCTATCGACTTGTTTTTATGCTGATTTTTGCTTTATCTTTCTAATTTATGAAGCTATATTTGCGTTTTTGTCAATAATTTTGGCTTCAAATAGGCTTTTCGATGCGTACTCTTGCGTTTTTCAAAAAAATAACCTACTATTGTTAAGTAAACACAATGAAAAGACTTCCATTAGCCTTTTTATGAATTAACCCAAAATATATTAACATGAACAAAGCTCTACTGTTGACGGTGGCTTTAGGATGTGTCGTGCAAAGTGCCTATGCGGAGTTTCGACCGATAAATTCGGAATCAACTCATGATGCCTTTCCTATGCCGCAGGCTGTACTCCAAAATCAAATTTCCGGCGTCGTTAGTGATACCAATGGCCCGCTGTCTGGCGTTACCGTGGCCGTTGTCGGATCCACGACCGTGGTGCAGACGGATGAAAAAGGTGCGTTTAGGTTGCAAGCTCCTGTCGGAAGCTCGTTACGTTTTTCTGCCGTGGGCTACAAGTCTAAGGATGTCGCGGCCAGCAGCAATGCATTGTCAGTCTTGCTGGAAAGTGATGATACGGCCTTGGATGAGGTGGTGGTTACAGCACTTGGTATTAAAAGGGAGAAAAAAGCCCTGGGCTATGCGGTGCAAGATATCAAGTCTGATGAATTGATGAAGAATAAGAATCCCAACCTGATCAATTCGTTAAATGGTAAAATCGCGGGATTGAATATCACCAATTCTGGTGGATCGCCCGGCGCATCGGCTTCGATTATCATTCGCGGTGGAACTTCGTTGGAGCGGGATAATCAACCGCTGTTTGTAATTGATGGCATGCCGATGGATAACTCTACTGGTGTGGGCGATATGTCTGCTTTCGATGGTAATACCAATATTGCAACGACAAACAGTAACCGCGCGATGGACGTTAACCCCGATGATATCGAATCGATATCGGTTTTGAAAGGGCCGACAGCTGCCGCTTTATACGGTATTCGAGCGGCTGCCGGCGCGATCGTTATCACCACTAAGCGCGGAAAAGAAGGCGTAACGTCTTTAGGCATCAGTTCGCGGTTTGGCGCCAACTGGGTCAATAAATTGCCGGCCCAGCAAGGACAGTTTAAGCAAGGTTCTAATTTGGATGGAAATTATACCGAAGAATCAAATCTTTCCTGGGGTAATCCTTTTACCGCAGGCGAGACCATCTACAATAACCTGGAAGATTTCTTTCAGACAGGCATTACCTACGACAATAACTTTAACGTCACAGGGGGCAATGCCAAAGGCAACTTTTACCTGTCGGGCGGTAACATCAAACAAACCGGCATTGTGCCAACGACCGATTACGAACGCACAAATTTTCGCCTGAATGCGGAACAGAAACTCGGTATTTTTACCTTTGGTGCTAACGGTAGCTTTAGTAATGCGAATACCACGAAAACACTGACCGGAACCGGATTGTACGGCTCCGGCGGAAACGGCTACATGGAGTCGATTATCGCCTGGCCGCGTAATTTGGATATGATGGATTGGGAAAATCCCAATGGATCACAAAAGTTGCTTTTTCCAGATATCCCGTTGGAAGATAATATTGATAACCCTTATTGGACGATTTATAGAAACCCACAAACCGATAAAACAAACCGGTTTTTAGGTACATTTTATACGCAGGCTAAACTGGCCAGCTGGCTGGATGCAACCTATCGGTTTGGCGTTGACAATTATACATCGGTATATGATACGAAAATCTCAGCGGGCTCATCTGTGATCGAAGAATATCAGAAAGGCATGATTTCCCAAAATATTCGTCAGTACAATTTCCTCACGCATAATTTTTTGCTGAATTTTCACAAAGTTGTGGCGGAAGATTGGGATTTCAATGTTCTATTGGGCGCAGCGACCGAAGATAGCTACGCAAAATCGTCGGCTACACGCGCGCAGAATTTTATTATTCCCGGATTTTACGCATTTAACAACGCTGCAGATATTGACAAGTTTGCGTATGACAACGTGACCCGTATCCGCCGTGCTGGTGTCTATGGCGATTTGAAAGTCGGCTACAAAGATATCATTTACCTTGGCGCGACGCTGCGAAATGACTGGTCATCTACTTTGCCAAAAGCCAATCAGTCGTTTATGTATCCTTCCTTTAGTGGTAGTTTGATTTTTACGGAATTGTTTGAAAAGAATACTATTCTGTCCTACGGTAAAATTCGCTCTTCCTGGGCTTCGGTAGGTAAAGATGCACCTGCATATCGTACAAAAACCTACTTATCCAATCCGTTGAATACGGTCGGCGGCGGTGTGATCAATCAATATACACTCGGTAATGGTGTGCTTATTCCTGAAAAAACACAGTCGTTTGAAGTGGGCGCTGATTTAAAATTCTTCCGCGATAAATTAGGTCTGGAAGTAACGTATTACGACAATAAGTCAGTCGATCAGATCTTATCGCCACGTGTAGATAATGCGACCGGCGGGATTTTAAAGTATGTGAATGCGGGTACGTTACAAAATAAAGGGGTCGAAGTAACGGTAAATACAATGCCGATAAAGAGAGCGAACTTTTCCTGGGATGTAGCGCTCAACTTTTCGCATAATACGGGACGTGTACAAGACTTACCGGGAGATATTTCCATTTTGTACGTTACCGATGTGCAGGTGGCGGGCGGACAAGCAGCTTCTTTCGAAAATGGTGATTTTATGGCCATCAGCGGACGTACTTGGGTAACCGATGAGGCAGGAAATTATATCTTAAACTGGGATACGGGTTTGCCAACCGTGAATACCACATTGAAGCAAGTTGGCAACCGTGAACCTGATTTTATCGGCGGATTGAACAACAGCTTGACTTTCAAAAATTGGAATCTTTCGTTTTTGTTTGACTTCAGAAAAGGCGGTGATATCTTAAACGGCACCGAATATCTGTTAACCTTTAACGGGCTAAGTGCGCAGACCGCCAATCGTGGTAACACCATAACGCTATCGGGCGTTGCGCGCAATCCAGCTACCGGCGATTATGAAAATGTCACGCGTGAAGTGGTTGCTGATCAAAAATATTACCAACAGTATTTTAGTCAGCAGACAACTAATTTTATTGAAAACGTCAATTGGCTGCGTCTGCGCTCCGTAAATCTTACCTACGACATCTCCAAAAGTTTGCTGGCTCGCTCAAAATTTATTAAGGGGGCAACACTTAATTTAAACGCGACAAACTTATTGCTGTTTACGAACTATTCAGGTATGGATCCGGAAACAAGCGCTGCCGGAGCCGGCGTCGTCGGATCTGGATCTGTCGGTATCGATTATGCCGGTGTTCCTAATACAAGAAGCGTAACCTTTGGCGTTAACTTAAAATTCTAAACAGATGAAAAAGCAAATTTCAATTCTTCTGATCGGCTTTATGACCCTGCTTTCTTCGTGTGAAAAATGGCTAGACGTAAATGATGATCCTAATAACCCAACAGCCACCGACGCTTCGCCAGAAATTCGTTTGCCAGCTATTCTATCGCAATTTGTCGACGGATATGAAAGTGCGGGAACACGTGCTGCGCTGCTTTCCGGGCAGTTGGCCGCGACGGGTACAACGAGTAACAATTATTTTCTGCAATCCTGGCAAATTACCAACGCCTCGGTCAACTGGCCTTACCAGTCATGGTACGTGTATTGCGGCGTCAATATACCTTATATGATCGATGCGGCGGAAGAAGTTGGTGCAAATCACTATGTGGGCGTCGGCAAAATCTTATGGGCCTGGGGCTTTAGCACATTGGCAGATTTATATGGCGTAATTCCTTACCAGGAAGCTTTTCAAGCCGATGTGATGAGTCCAAAATATGATCAGGGCGAAGACGTTTATGCTGCGGTGCTACCGCTGCTGGACGAAGCGATTACGCTGCTGGGACAACAGCAGGCGGCCGGTGCGCCAAGCTTGGCCACAGGTGATGTGCTTTATCAAGGCAATACCGCCAATTGGATTAAGCTTGCTTATGGTATCAAGGCTCGTATGCTAAATCACCTTTCGAAAACGGATGATTTCGACGCACAGCAACTGTTGTCGTTGCTTGAGCAAGCTCCGCAAACAGTTTCAGAAAGCGCCGTTTACGTTTATCAGGATCGCGATGCTTCTGGTTTTGCGGCGACTGAAGCTTTGCAGTACACCAATAATAGTGCAACGCGCGTCACGAAGCTTTATATAGATTACCTTTCTGGCAATTACAGCGGTGCGCCAACTGGCGGGCAAGATGTGGCAGATCCGCGTTTAGGCATTTTGGTGCCTTATATTTTGGCCACAGATGGCAGTCGCACGATAACCCGTGGCGTAGATGTGCCTAATTTAACGACGGCCGGCGTCAATGCATCCGACGCGGCTTATGCGTCGCTTCGATCAAGTGCAACGAGCTCGGGCACCTGGTATACAGAGCGAGGTGCGAAAGGCTTGTTG
Coding sequences within it:
- a CDS encoding glycoside hydrolase family 10 protein is translated as MNLRPIKSAAVMVLIMTTVLFSCASRKNKRASKALQSPAVAVVQSDNTQSDKPAAANTGAPAAVVTKAKVSEKKEPVEVPLRVELPSVSREFRGAWIATVANINWPTRGNYSTEAQKREAIQLLDFLKENNFNAVIFQVRPSGDALYESPYEPWSYFLTGETGKRPYPYYDPLTFWVEEAHKRGLELHVWLNPYRAHHSSGGTVTSESMVKKAPEMVVRLRNGMYWFDPANPKTQDHAAKVVLDIVKRYNIDGVHFDDYFYPYASYNGGADFPDDASWSVYRKSGGSLSRADWRRDNVNKFIERVYREIKAEKGFVKFGISPFGIWKPGYPAGITGSSQYDELYADAKLWLNRGWIDYFTPQLYWPIEPQRQSFTALLRWWQSENTQHRHVWPGLNTVEVRSSNRPQEIVRQIEATRQLIPNSVGAAHWSIAGLTKSPSMVQAIKEQVYQQKALIPRTPWLFANPLLAPSLLLTPETSSVFAKWLHKQPDQVFQWIAYAQYGDTWEYEILDAAQSEKSFPKVKNGKQLKAVAVKAVDRLSNESEYVAKRAI
- a CDS encoding N-acetylmuramoyl-L-alanine amidase is translated as MVKRIVGLFALFFLFGTLHLVSAQDRPYIVQRPITWDAQRDSLSLDYLKNRHGIAAPTVEIVPKMVVVHWTDVLSVNKTIRVFDPVKLPGRPSLQKASALNVSAQFVIGRDGSIFQLLPETTFARHTIGLNYCAIGIENIGSSRYPLTEAQLQANTALIKYLMAKYPIEYVIGHHEYQIFKDTAWWKETDPGYLTKKTDPGDEFMNQLRLNLGLAGGLMGTK
- a CDS encoding SusC/RagA family TonB-linked outer membrane protein, translated to MNKALLLTVALGCVVQSAYAEFRPINSESTHDAFPMPQAVLQNQISGVVSDTNGPLSGVTVAVVGSTTVVQTDEKGAFRLQAPVGSSLRFSAVGYKSKDVAASSNALSVLLESDDTALDEVVVTALGIKREKKALGYAVQDIKSDELMKNKNPNLINSLNGKIAGLNITNSGGSPGASASIIIRGGTSLERDNQPLFVIDGMPMDNSTGVGDMSAFDGNTNIATTNSNRAMDVNPDDIESISVLKGPTAAALYGIRAAAGAIVITTKRGKEGVTSLGISSRFGANWVNKLPAQQGQFKQGSNLDGNYTEESNLSWGNPFTAGETIYNNLEDFFQTGITYDNNFNVTGGNAKGNFYLSGGNIKQTGIVPTTDYERTNFRLNAEQKLGIFTFGANGSFSNANTTKTLTGTGLYGSGGNGYMESIIAWPRNLDMMDWENPNGSQKLLFPDIPLEDNIDNPYWTIYRNPQTDKTNRFLGTFYTQAKLASWLDATYRFGVDNYTSVYDTKISAGSSVIEEYQKGMISQNIRQYNFLTHNFLLNFHKVVAEDWDFNVLLGAATEDSYAKSSATRAQNFIIPGFYAFNNAADIDKFAYDNVTRIRRAGVYGDLKVGYKDIIYLGATLRNDWSSTLPKANQSFMYPSFSGSLIFTELFEKNTILSYGKIRSSWASVGKDAPAYRTKTYLSNPLNTVGGGVINQYTLGNGVLIPEKTQSFEVGADLKFFRDKLGLEVTYYDNKSVDQILSPRVDNATGGILKYVNAGTLQNKGVEVTVNTMPIKRANFSWDVALNFSHNTGRVQDLPGDISILYVTDVQVAGGQAASFENGDFMAISGRTWVTDEAGNYILNWDTGLPTVNTTLKQVGNREPDFIGGLNNSLTFKNWNLSFLFDFRKGGDILNGTEYLLTFNGLSAQTANRGNTITLSGVARNPATGDYENVTREVVADQKYYQQYFSQQTTNFIENVNWLRLRSVNLTYDISKSLLARSKFIKGATLNLNATNLLLFTNYSGMDPETSAAGAGVVGSGSVGIDYAGVPNTRSVTFGVNLKF